The Claveliimonas bilis genome window below encodes:
- a CDS encoding VanZ family protein, translating to MSHKKNRRLRIFGKILFILYIAFIVYFLLFSDLYGRTGVRTQYSYNLVLFKEIKRFWQYREQLGFYAVASNLLGNVLIFVPFGFFLPMASTYRNFFSAVFYSFSLSLCVETFQLLTMVGSFDVDDLLLNTVGGAAGYLVFVVCAAIRRRHVSKKSERSRG from the coding sequence TTGAGTCATAAAAAAAACAGGCGGCTGCGTATATTTGGAAAAATCCTATTTATTCTGTATATTGCATTTATTGTATATTTTCTTCTGTTTTCAGATCTCTATGGAAGGACGGGGGTAAGGACACAGTACAGTTACAACCTCGTCCTTTTTAAGGAAATAAAAAGATTCTGGCAATATCGGGAACAGCTGGGATTTTATGCAGTTGCATCTAATCTGCTGGGAAATGTCCTGATTTTTGTTCCGTTTGGCTTTTTTCTGCCTATGGCCAGTACATACAGAAATTTTTTCTCGGCAGTTTTTTACAGTTTCAGTTTGAGTTTATGCGTGGAGACATTCCAGCTTCTTACTATGGTAGGAAGTTTTGATGTGGATGATCTGCTTTTAAATACAGTAGGAGGCGCAGCAGGGTACCTTGTATTTGTTGTCTGCGCAGCGATAAGGAGAAGGCATGTTTCTAAGAAGTCTGAAAGAAGCCGCGGATGA
- the pyrE gene encoding orotate phosphoribosyltransferase, which translates to MESYKQEFIQFMVESQVLKFGDFTLKSGRKSPFFMNAGAYVTGSQLKKLGEYYAKAIHDRYGDDFDVLFGPAYKGIPLGVVTAIAYSELYGKEVRYCSDRKEEKDHGADKGSFLGSSLKDGDRVIMIEDVTTSGKSMEETVPKVRGAADVTIVGLMVSLDRMEVGKGGKKRALEEIKDLYGFDTAAIVTMDEVVECLYNQECNGEVIIDDALKAAIDAYYETYGVK; encoded by the coding sequence ATGGAAAGCTACAAACAGGAATTTATACAGTTTATGGTAGAAAGTCAGGTGCTCAAATTCGGAGATTTCACATTGAAGAGCGGAAGGAAGTCCCCGTTTTTTATGAATGCAGGCGCCTATGTAACCGGTTCACAGTTAAAGAAGCTTGGTGAATATTATGCGAAAGCGATCCATGACAGGTATGGTGATGATTTCGACGTACTGTTCGGACCTGCTTACAAGGGAATCCCGTTGGGAGTTGTGACAGCGATCGCATACAGTGAACTGTATGGAAAAGAAGTGCGTTACTGCTCCGACCGTAAGGAAGAGAAGGATCACGGCGCTGACAAGGGAAGCTTCCTTGGCAGCAGTTTGAAAGACGGCGACAGAGTCATTATGATCGAGGATGTGACAACATCCGGTAAATCCATGGAGGAGACAGTACCGAAAGTCAGAGGAGCGGCAGATGTGACTATTGTGGGTCTTATGGTGTCTCTGGACCGTATGGAAGTAGGGAAAGGCGGCAAAAAGCGCGCTCTCGAAGAGATTAAGGATCTGTACGGATTTGACACGGCAGCGATCGTTACCATGGACGAGGTGGTAGAATGCCTGTATAATCAGGAGTGCAACGGAGAAGTTATTATTGACGATGCGTTAAAAGCGGCGATCGATGCATACTATGAAACCTACGGAGTAAAATAA
- a CDS encoding DUF6142 family protein — MFLRSLKEAADDRAEERKKRKIEKEKMKRRSRKYGQAQLKHSRRGIKSCFLAVCALFILVLIFSVSYITRGDVGILIGLCGILVVVLAVSGLKAGIQGLKEREKNYITCKVGIALNGVFLLGMAGIFVRGLF; from the coding sequence ATGTTTCTAAGAAGTCTGAAAGAAGCCGCGGATGACAGGGCGGAAGAGCGAAAAAAAAGAAAGATAGAAAAAGAAAAAATGAAAAGGAGAAGCCGGAAATACGGGCAGGCGCAGCTGAAACATTCCCGCCGGGGAATAAAGTCCTGTTTTTTAGCTGTATGCGCCCTCTTTATTCTTGTTTTGATCTTTTCAGTTTCTTACATAACCAGAGGAGATGTAGGCATCCTGATAGGGCTTTGCGGAATCCTTGTGGTCGTCCTTGCGGTATCTGGATTAAAGGCCGGAATACAGGGACTGAAAGAACGGGAAAAAAATTATATTACCTGTAAAGTGGGGATTGCACTGAATGGAGTCTTTCTTCTGGGTATGGCTGGAATTTTTGTAAGGGGGCTTTTTTAG